One window of the Eucalyptus grandis isolate ANBG69807.140 chromosome 8, ASM1654582v1, whole genome shotgun sequence genome contains the following:
- the LOC104417221 gene encoding early nodulin-75-like, with protein MAKSGYLGHMTSSCYHLGSPNPGNRCLSESSSSIIHGDKPPKKSEEPKKGKCEKPPTKHKPPHEGHILVEEVEEGSKKPVPEQKPPKKGEEPKKWKGGKPPREGHILVEEVEEDAKKPFPQHKLPKKGEEPKMGKGEKPPLKPPTKN; from the exons ATGGCTAAATCTGGCTACTTGGGCCACATGACCTCAAGCTGCTATCACCTGGGGTCGCCCAACCCCGGCAACCGTTGCCTGAG TGAATCTAGTAGTTCAATAATCCATGGGGACAAGCCACCGAAGAAAAGCGAGGAGCCAAAGAAGGGGAAGTGTGAGAAGCCACCTACGAAGCACAAGCCACCCCACGAGGGCCACATTCTTGTAGAGGAAGTGGAAGAGGGCTCAAAGAAGCCCGTCCCTGAGCAGAAGCCACCAAAGAAAGGCGAGGAGCCAAAGAAGTGGAAGGGAGGCAAGCCACCACGCGAGGGTCACATTCTCGTAGAAGAGGTGGAAGAGGATGCGAAGAAGCCATTCCCCCAGCACAAGCTGCCAAAGAAAGGGGAGGAGCCGAAGATGGGGAAGGGAGAGAAGCCCCCACTCAAGCCTCCCACCAAGAACTGA
- the LOC104417222 gene encoding early nodulin-75, whose amino-acid sequence MSSRYLLVLLLGAVLFAAAVLSDGHRPFKKEHKPQHKHHHKHPPGGRRLLETIEAEDSHKPFPKHKPPHHGHPHEHILVEEVEKEDSHKKPFPGKKPPHHPGHLLAEEMEADDKKKPFPEHKPPKKGDKPPPKHKPPHEGHILVEEAEEDSNKPFPEHKPPKKGEEPKKGKGEKPPPKHKPPHEGHILVEEVEEDSKKPFPEHKPPKKGEEPKRGKGEKPPPKHKPPHEGHILVEEVEEDSKKPFPEHKPPKKGEEPKKGKGEKPPPKHKPPHEGHILVEEVEEDSKKPFPEHKPPKKGEEPRKGKGEKPPHHKPPHKPPTEN is encoded by the coding sequence ATGTCTTCCAGGTACTTGCTAGTTTTGCTCTTGGGAGCGGTGCTTTTCGCCGCTGCCGTCCTCTCCGACGGCCACCGCCCTTTCAAAAAAGAGCATAAACCACAGCACAAACACCACCACAAGCACCCCCCTGGTGGTCGCCGTCTCTTGGAGACCATCGAAGCTGAGGACTCGCACAAGCCATTCCCTAAACACAAGCCCCCACACCATGGCCACCCTCACGAGCACATTCTTGTCGAGGAGGTTGAAAAGGAAGACTCCCACAAAAAGCCATTCCCCGGCAAGAAACCGCCCCACCACCCCGGCCATTTGCTTGCCGAGGAAATGGAAGCCGATGACAAAAAGAAGCCATTTCCCGAGCACAAACCCCCAAAGAAAGGCGACAAGCCACCACCGAAGCACAAGCCGCCCCACGAGGGACACATTCTTGTAGAGGAGGCGGAAGAGGACTCGAATAAGCCATTCCCTGAGCACAAGCCCCCTAAGAAAGGTGAGGAGCCCAAgaagggaaagggagagaagccgCCACCAAAGCACAAGCCACCACACGAGGGACACATTCTCGTAGAGGAGGTCGAAGAGGACTCTAAGAAGCCATTCCCTGAGCACAAGCCGCCCAAGAAAGGTGAGGAGCCCAAgagaggaaagggagagaagccgCCGCCAAAGCACAAGCCACCCCACGAGGGACACATTCTCGTAGAGGAGGTGGAAGAGGACTCAAAGAAGCCATTTCCTGAGCACAAACCACCCAAGAAAGGTGAGGAGCCGAAGAAGGGCAAGGGAGAAAAGCCACCACCAAAGCACAAGCCACCACACGAGGGACACATTCTAGTAGAGGAGGTGGAAGAGGACTCAAAGAAGCCTTTTCCTGAACACAAGCCGCCGAAGAAAGGCGAGGAGCCGAGGAAGGGCAAGGGTGAGAAGCCGCCGCACCACAAGCCACCACACAAGCCTCCCACCGAGAACTGA